The Sorangiineae bacterium MSr11367 genome window below encodes:
- a CDS encoding protein kinase: MNSPEQGSQGLVGQTIAGRYNVIRVLGEGGMGVVYVGEQKLGATTRKVAIKTLHPHLSHDPKILARFERECGTIAELQHPNTIQVYDFGKTDDGTLYIVMEYVEGKSVAEVLEKEGPMAPTRVEKILSQVVGSLEEAHAHDIVHRDLKPENVVLCDRAGQKDWVEVLDFGIAKRQKEEDSEERKLTQAGMVLGTPPYMSPEQFTGRPIDARSDIYSLGIMAYEMLTGRLPFNGNTAYEWATAHMVQPPAPIETQPMGQRVPQPMRDAVQRALSKDPAQRFATVSEFFSAFSGKAPSQPAIAYAQTAALGAQQAPAPGFDARPAGGYGGTAPGVSAGYVTGPTPGYNTGDVPQRRGTEIGAQVDMPGYGPPPGGAPQYGPPPNQGYAPPPQQPVAAYHPAPPSGTESGGGARKGLIIGGLVAALAVCGVAVAAGMGAFSGGSKGAENNEPLFPSASTAATTPPPQPTETQTAAPTNTAPPVSGSLPPLNQERPQPPRQQPTTSTRRDAGTTTGTPTGTPTPQQPLPVPPPYQPPPQQPQPPPVQPPPQQPGKPGEPAECAAARTWCARAATDPRAVPFCNSKTAACRSMGGSL; encoded by the coding sequence GTGAATTCGCCGGAACAAGGCTCTCAAGGGCTCGTCGGTCAGACCATCGCGGGGCGCTACAACGTCATTCGCGTTCTCGGCGAAGGGGGCATGGGGGTCGTCTACGTGGGCGAGCAGAAGCTCGGCGCGACGACCCGCAAGGTCGCCATCAAGACGCTGCACCCGCATCTGTCGCACGACCCGAAGATTCTGGCGCGGTTCGAGCGCGAGTGCGGCACCATCGCGGAGCTTCAGCACCCGAATACGATTCAGGTTTACGACTTCGGCAAGACCGACGACGGCACGCTCTACATCGTGATGGAGTACGTCGAGGGCAAGAGCGTGGCCGAGGTCCTCGAAAAAGAAGGGCCGATGGCGCCCACCCGCGTGGAGAAGATTCTCTCGCAGGTCGTCGGCTCCCTCGAGGAAGCACATGCGCACGACATCGTGCACCGCGACCTGAAGCCGGAAAACGTGGTCCTCTGCGATCGCGCCGGCCAGAAGGACTGGGTGGAGGTGCTCGATTTCGGCATCGCCAAGCGGCAGAAGGAAGAGGACAGCGAAGAGCGCAAGCTCACGCAGGCGGGCATGGTGCTCGGCACACCGCCGTATATGAGCCCGGAGCAGTTCACCGGGCGGCCCATCGATGCGCGGAGCGACATTTATTCGCTGGGCATCATGGCCTACGAGATGCTCACGGGGCGGCTGCCCTTCAACGGCAACACCGCCTACGAATGGGCCACGGCGCACATGGTGCAGCCGCCCGCGCCCATCGAGACGCAGCCGATGGGCCAGCGCGTTCCGCAGCCCATGCGCGACGCCGTTCAGCGCGCGCTCTCGAAGGATCCCGCGCAGCGCTTTGCGACGGTGAGCGAGTTCTTCAGCGCCTTCTCCGGAAAGGCGCCCTCGCAGCCGGCCATCGCGTACGCGCAGACCGCGGCCCTCGGCGCTCAGCAGGCGCCCGCGCCCGGCTTCGACGCGCGTCCGGCGGGCGGATACGGCGGTACGGCACCGGGCGTGTCGGCGGGTTATGTGACGGGGCCCACGCCCGGTTACAACACGGGCGACGTTCCGCAGCGCCGGGGCACCGAGATCGGCGCGCAGGTGGACATGCCGGGCTACGGGCCGCCGCCGGGCGGTGCGCCGCAGTACGGTCCCCCGCCGAATCAGGGCTACGCCCCGCCGCCGCAGCAACCGGTGGCGGCGTACCATCCTGCCCCGCCGTCGGGGACGGAGTCGGGGGGTGGGGCGCGCAAAGGGCTCATCATCGGCGGCCTGGTCGCTGCGCTCGCGGTCTGCGGTGTGGCCGTGGCCGCGGGCATGGGGGCCTTCAGCGGTGGCAGCAAGGGCGCCGAGAACAACGAACCGCTCTTTCCCTCGGCAAGCACCGCGGCGACGACGCCGCCTCCGCAGCCCACCGAGACGCAAACGGCCGCGCCGACGAACACCGCGCCGCCCGTGAGCGGATCGCTTCCCCCGCTCAACCAGGAGAGGCCCCAGCCTCCGAGGCAGCAGCCCACCACGAGCACGAGGAGGGACGCGGGGACCACCACGGGCACGCCTACGGGCACGCCCACTCCGCAGCAACCCTTGCCCGTGCCGCCGCCTTATCAGCCGCCTCCGCAACAGCCGCAGCCGCCCCCCGTGCAACCCCCGCCGCAGCAACCGGGAAAGCCCGGCGAGCCGGCGGAATGCGCGGCGGCACGCACGTGGTGCGCGCGCGCTGCGACCGATCCGCGGGCCGTTCCATTCTGCAACAGCAAGACGGCCGCGTGCCGAAGCATGGGAGGTTCTCTGTGA
- a CDS encoding RluA family pseudouridine synthase, whose product MRWIVREGDPKTVDAIVRAAGGDPRAIPDGRVFIGRRRVTRGEEPVRVGDEVRIAAPRPETKGDEVRVLHRTRDWLALEKPAGIPTIPDHGGAKDSLLAHAARLAKMDAAAVHPTSRLDREVGGVVVFALTARAREMAKRARDEGHYERRYIAIAAQAPDPEEGTWAFPIGRASDPRHRAVNGKDATHAETVYRTVARAGAFALLAIAPRTGRTHQIRVHASHAGAALVGDRVYGTGSRLRLPSGQVHEVGQVALFAAWVRLDGVLDVRVGTSPGERKLRDLWTTLGGEAGAWDIAVSCVLGRPSS is encoded by the coding sequence ATGCGATGGATCGTGCGCGAGGGGGATCCCAAGACGGTGGACGCCATCGTGCGCGCCGCCGGCGGTGATCCGCGCGCCATCCCCGACGGCCGCGTCTTCATCGGTCGCCGCCGGGTCACGCGTGGCGAGGAGCCCGTGCGCGTGGGCGACGAGGTGCGGATCGCCGCGCCGCGCCCCGAGACGAAGGGCGACGAGGTCCGTGTGCTCCATCGCACACGCGATTGGCTCGCGTTGGAAAAGCCCGCGGGCATCCCCACGATTCCCGACCACGGCGGCGCGAAGGACTCGCTCCTCGCGCACGCCGCGCGGCTCGCCAAGATGGACGCCGCCGCGGTGCACCCGACGTCGCGGCTCGATCGCGAGGTGGGCGGCGTGGTCGTCTTCGCGCTGACCGCGCGGGCGCGCGAGATGGCCAAGCGCGCGCGGGACGAAGGACACTACGAGCGGCGCTACATCGCCATCGCCGCGCAGGCGCCCGATCCCGAAGAGGGAACGTGGGCGTTTCCCATCGGGCGCGCCTCGGACCCGCGGCACCGCGCCGTGAACGGCAAAGACGCCACCCACGCCGAAACCGTGTACCGAACCGTGGCGCGTGCGGGGGCCTTCGCCTTGCTCGCGATCGCGCCGCGCACCGGGCGCACCCATCAGATCCGCGTGCATGCGAGCCACGCCGGTGCCGCATTGGTTGGCGACCGCGTCTATGGGACGGGCTCGCGGTTAAGATTGCCGTCCGGCCAGGTTCACGAAGTCGGACAGGTCGCGCTATTTGCGGCGTGGGTCCGCCTCGACGGCGTGCTCGACGTGCGTGTGGGCACGAGCCCGGGCGAAAGAAAGCTCCGCGACCTGTGGACGACGCTTGGCGGCGAAGCCGGTGCATGGGATATCGCTGTGTCGTGCGTTCTTGGTCGACCGTCGTCTTGA
- a CDS encoding VCBS repeat-containing protein — protein sequence MKATGAAWRILVSFGVIVAVLAVAIFVAKLIQSNTDKPAQADAAVDAMTVPDASSESEIDADVEDAGTDAARAESLCETIAKEIEATASRKLGAEMGDASGWLLPDLFRDAHCVAAHTRSGTGIWAMVPTGVRTKDASAEVEVLWDVVHISGKGDRVTLAQPPFVSSVDRSLDLEQPTVFDYDGDGQDEVILTGASWVRDGVSQPYARLWTIKGKKIDAYSSGGTAPEFGAVEDIDDDGRPDLLTNGVYTAEAPDAPDAAGCGAPEHRLAGPLLALHSRADGTFSASDEVAFAYAKKACPARPKSLLVKDVPADASAQPASSLDNLVCARLWGVSEADVTAMIAKECRVPRPADAGVLDAGKDAGKAAPCSGEILCDDAARFRPWLRAKPPLSLR from the coding sequence ATGAAGGCGACCGGCGCAGCCTGGCGTATTCTCGTGTCGTTCGGTGTCATCGTCGCCGTTCTGGCGGTGGCCATTTTCGTGGCGAAGCTGATCCAATCGAACACGGACAAGCCCGCGCAGGCGGATGCCGCGGTGGATGCCATGACGGTGCCGGATGCGAGCAGCGAGTCCGAGATCGACGCGGACGTCGAGGATGCGGGCACCGACGCCGCCCGCGCCGAGAGCCTGTGTGAAACGATTGCCAAGGAAATCGAGGCCACGGCGTCGCGCAAGCTCGGCGCGGAGATGGGCGACGCGTCCGGCTGGCTCTTGCCGGACCTTTTCCGCGATGCCCACTGCGTGGCCGCGCACACGCGCAGCGGCACGGGCATCTGGGCCATGGTTCCCACGGGCGTGCGCACGAAGGATGCTTCGGCCGAGGTGGAGGTTCTCTGGGACGTCGTGCACATCTCCGGCAAAGGCGATCGCGTGACGTTGGCGCAGCCGCCCTTCGTCTCGAGCGTGGACCGCTCGCTGGACCTGGAGCAGCCGACGGTGTTCGACTACGATGGCGACGGCCAGGACGAAGTGATCCTCACGGGCGCGAGCTGGGTGCGTGATGGTGTCTCGCAGCCGTACGCGCGGCTGTGGACCATCAAGGGCAAGAAGATCGATGCCTACTCGAGTGGGGGCACGGCGCCGGAGTTCGGCGCGGTGGAGGACATCGACGACGATGGCCGACCCGACCTGCTGACCAACGGTGTCTACACGGCCGAGGCCCCAGATGCGCCCGATGCCGCCGGTTGCGGGGCGCCCGAGCACCGGTTGGCTGGGCCGCTTCTGGCATTGCACTCGCGTGCGGACGGCACGTTCTCGGCCTCCGACGAGGTGGCCTTCGCCTACGCGAAAAAGGCCTGCCCGGCGCGGCCGAAGTCCCTCCTCGTGAAGGACGTGCCCGCGGATGCGTCCGCACAGCCGGCGTCGTCGCTGGACAACCTGGTGTGCGCGCGGCTTTGGGGCGTGAGCGAAGCCGACGTGACGGCCATGATCGCCAAGGAATGCCGCGTCCCCCGTCCTGCGGACGCCGGCGTCCTCGATGCCGGAAAGGACGCAGGAAAGGCCGCGCCGTGCTCGGGGGAGATCCTCTGCGACGACGCGGCGCGGTTCCGCCCGTGGTTGCGGGCCAAGCCTCCGCTGTCGTTGCGTTAG
- a CDS encoding phosphoenolpyruvate synthase, producing the protein MSPWLTSLEALARKRGGDDARAIGGKASRLVWLAKHGFPVPDAWILGQQAFQSTLRELSPGCDPRSLLRAAGGRSGSTRAAEARQELLNAPLPKGLEEELAELWESIGPTAPWGLAVRSSATCEDGALVSMAGLAETRLAVHGKEALADAVREVWASIASGRALAYLAAHGVRDVSMGVVLQRMVEAEAAGVMFTRSPEPPTSGWLSRDQRIVNAAVGLGSPVVDGVSTPDMLRIDAHGRLIEAVVARKPRALVVVDGAMKEVSVPEPDKPALGPARIEELADIASRLERLDAGPWDVEFACDRERTWIVQARPITGQGFPEGGNAFTVWSSVNVGEALPGVATPLTWSVAGDFSEAGFRRAFAALGCSVPRSARLVGNVYGRFYLNLTQFMRIAAQVPWLDPRTLVELAGGSAGDEVAHQVADVSRRGFYARFPMTASRLLREQLRLDADVNAFEEAATKAEKAHNALDLAILPDEGLARTIRDVQGLLERTGTVMLTCASSALGTHLALKASLAQIGQSQKTKGNFGPLVAERLAQALTAGIRDLESARPAIGIMRVAELARREPAAFAAIDSDATVGLDAIPDGPTRRALANFLELYGDRAVREAELSTPRWREDVRQVLTMVRVAIRGQVREVESSLARARAHADAEMVKLMPRLGVLEQTLVRHLVARTQKAARLRERMRTWVTRVLGMLREVFLDADRRLLRLAPELAQDQASLVASGSAFAGIHSVFFLTVDEIVRALEMSRRDLAALVRARRAEFARDQGRPDPPSTFIGAPPPVVLPPSGGDLLRGVPASAGVVEGRARVIHGADRMGELEPGEVLIVHTTDVGWTPLFLMAAGVVTELGGPLSHAAVVAREFGVPSVVSVAFATRIIRTGDRVRVDGDRGVVERLRESV; encoded by the coding sequence ATGTCGCCCTGGCTCACTTCGCTCGAAGCGCTCGCTCGCAAACGCGGCGGCGATGATGCGCGCGCCATCGGCGGCAAAGCTTCGCGCCTCGTCTGGCTCGCCAAGCATGGCTTCCCCGTGCCCGACGCGTGGATCCTCGGGCAGCAGGCGTTTCAATCCACCTTGCGCGAGCTTTCGCCGGGGTGCGATCCGCGCTCGCTTTTGCGTGCGGCCGGCGGGCGAAGCGGCTCGACGCGCGCGGCCGAGGCGCGTCAGGAGCTGCTGAACGCGCCGCTCCCCAAGGGGCTCGAAGAGGAACTCGCCGAGCTGTGGGAAAGCATCGGCCCGACCGCGCCGTGGGGGCTCGCCGTGCGATCGAGCGCCACCTGCGAAGACGGTGCCCTCGTCTCGATGGCGGGCCTCGCGGAGACGCGGCTCGCGGTGCATGGCAAAGAGGCGCTCGCCGATGCCGTGCGCGAAGTGTGGGCGTCGATCGCCTCGGGCCGCGCGCTCGCATACCTCGCCGCCCACGGCGTGCGCGACGTGTCCATGGGCGTCGTCCTGCAGCGCATGGTGGAGGCCGAGGCCGCGGGCGTGATGTTCACGCGCTCGCCCGAGCCGCCTACCAGCGGATGGCTCTCGCGCGATCAGCGCATCGTCAACGCGGCCGTCGGGCTGGGCTCGCCCGTGGTCGATGGCGTGAGCACGCCCGACATGCTTCGCATCGACGCGCATGGGCGGCTCATCGAGGCCGTCGTCGCGCGCAAGCCGCGCGCGCTCGTCGTGGTCGACGGCGCCATGAAAGAGGTGAGCGTCCCCGAGCCCGACAAACCGGCGCTCGGCCCCGCGCGCATCGAGGAACTCGCGGACATCGCCTCGCGGCTCGAGCGGCTCGACGCAGGGCCTTGGGACGTCGAGTTTGCGTGCGACCGCGAGCGCACCTGGATCGTGCAGGCGCGGCCCATCACCGGCCAAGGTTTCCCCGAGGGCGGCAATGCCTTCACGGTGTGGAGCAGCGTGAACGTCGGCGAGGCGCTGCCCGGCGTGGCCACGCCGCTCACCTGGTCCGTCGCGGGCGACTTCAGCGAGGCGGGCTTTCGCCGTGCCTTCGCCGCCCTCGGCTGCAGCGTGCCGCGCAGCGCGCGCCTCGTCGGCAACGTGTACGGCCGCTTCTATTTGAACCTGACGCAGTTCATGCGCATCGCGGCACAAGTGCCATGGCTCGATCCGCGCACCTTGGTGGAGCTCGCGGGCGGTTCCGCCGGGGACGAAGTGGCGCATCAGGTGGCCGACGTCTCGCGCCGTGGCTTCTACGCGCGCTTCCCCATGACGGCTTCACGCCTCTTGCGCGAGCAGCTCCGCCTCGACGCCGACGTGAACGCCTTCGAGGAGGCCGCCACGAAGGCCGAAAAGGCGCACAACGCCCTGGACTTGGCCATCTTGCCCGACGAAGGGCTCGCACGAACCATCCGCGACGTGCAGGGGCTGCTCGAGCGAACGGGCACCGTGATGCTCACCTGCGCCTCCAGCGCGCTGGGGACGCACCTCGCGTTGAAAGCGTCCTTGGCGCAGATTGGCCAGAGCCAAAAGACGAAGGGAAACTTCGGCCCGCTGGTTGCCGAGCGCCTCGCGCAAGCGTTGACGGCGGGCATTCGCGATCTGGAGAGCGCGCGCCCGGCCATCGGCATCATGCGCGTGGCCGAGCTGGCGCGGCGCGAACCGGCGGCGTTCGCCGCGATCGATTCCGACGCGACCGTGGGCCTCGACGCCATCCCGGACGGGCCGACCCGCCGCGCCCTCGCCAATTTTCTCGAGCTGTACGGCGACCGCGCGGTGCGCGAGGCGGAGCTTTCCACGCCGCGCTGGCGCGAGGACGTTCGCCAGGTGCTCACCATGGTGCGCGTGGCCATCCGCGGCCAGGTGCGCGAGGTGGAATCGTCGCTGGCGCGCGCGCGCGCCCACGCCGATGCGGAGATGGTCAAGTTGATGCCACGCCTCGGCGTGCTGGAGCAAACCTTGGTGCGGCACCTCGTGGCGCGTACGCAGAAGGCGGCGCGGCTGCGCGAGCGCATGCGCACGTGGGTCACGCGTGTGCTGGGCATGCTGCGCGAGGTCTTCCTCGACGCCGATCGCCGGCTTTTGCGGCTGGCGCCCGAGCTCGCGCAGGATCAGGCCTCGCTCGTCGCGTCGGGTTCGGCGTTCGCGGGCATCCACAGCGTGTTCTTCCTCACGGTCGACGAAATCGTGCGCGCCCTGGAGATGTCGCGGCGCGATCTGGCCGCACTGGTGCGGGCGCGCCGGGCGGAGTTCGCGCGCGACCAGGGCCGGCCCGATCCGCCATCGACCTTCATCGGTGCGCCGCCGCCGGTGGTGCTGCCCCCGTCGGGTGGCGATCTGCTTCGCGGTGTGCCCGCGAGCGCGGGTGTCGTCGAGGGGCGCGCGCGTGTGATCCACGGTGCGGATCGCATGGGTGAGCTCGAACCGGGCGAAGTGCTCATCGTGCACACGACCGACGTAGGCTGGACGCCGCTCTTTCTCATGGCCGCCGGTGTGGTGACGGAGCTTGGCGGGCCGCTTTCGCATGCAGCCGTGGTGGCGCGCGAATTCGGCGTGCCGAGCGTGGTGAGCGTCGCCTTCGCCACGCGGATCATTCGCACGGGCGATCGGGTGCGCGTCGACGGCGATCGGGGCGTCGTGGAGCGTTTGCGGGAGTCCGTATGA
- a CDS encoding esterase, whose amino-acid sequence MIARRSASFLLLLVASSLVGAGAACRRDAASRQGAKGAEEKPIAEVAPPSPSMTVPETDASPEAPRGAVTLLEWTLPSPIERAVVIVPKSRTPEQRFPVVIALHGRGEALKGPALGAMGWPRDYALERAFGRLTAPPLVEDDFEGLVAAAHLAELNRALAEHPFGRLIIACPYVPDLNLSSAEDVDAYARALTTELLPRVRAETPALASPEATGIDGVSLGGIVALRAGLGQPAVFGAVGALQPAIHNTGAAAAELAELAKSARARRPELKLRLTTSERDSFRRAVTRTSETWRGAGIAHDFAVLPGPHDYVFNRGPGAIELLFWHDQVLAR is encoded by the coding sequence ATGATCGCGCGGCGCAGCGCCTCGTTCCTGCTCTTGCTCGTAGCATCGTCGCTGGTAGGGGCTGGGGCGGCGTGCCGTCGGGATGCAGCATCGCGACAAGGCGCCAAGGGCGCGGAAGAAAAGCCGATCGCCGAGGTCGCGCCTCCTTCGCCGTCCATGACGGTGCCCGAGACGGACGCGTCGCCCGAAGCACCGCGCGGTGCGGTCACGCTTCTCGAGTGGACGTTGCCAAGCCCCATCGAACGGGCCGTGGTGATCGTTCCGAAATCGCGCACGCCGGAGCAACGGTTTCCGGTGGTCATCGCCCTTCATGGGCGCGGCGAGGCGTTGAAGGGCCCCGCGCTCGGCGCCATGGGTTGGCCGCGGGATTATGCGCTCGAGCGCGCGTTCGGGCGGCTGACGGCGCCCCCTTTGGTGGAGGATGACTTCGAAGGGCTCGTGGCCGCGGCCCATCTGGCCGAGTTGAACCGCGCCTTGGCCGAGCACCCTTTTGGGCGCCTCATCATTGCCTGTCCGTATGTGCCGGACCTCAACCTGTCCAGTGCCGAGGACGTCGACGCGTATGCGCGGGCGCTGACCACGGAGCTTCTGCCGCGCGTGCGCGCGGAGACACCGGCCCTCGCATCGCCGGAGGCCACGGGCATCGATGGCGTGTCGCTGGGAGGCATCGTGGCGTTGCGTGCCGGCTTGGGGCAGCCCGCCGTGTTCGGTGCGGTGGGCGCGTTGCAGCCGGCCATCCACAACACCGGCGCGGCCGCCGCGGAGCTCGCGGAGCTGGCCAAAAGCGCGCGGGCGCGGCGACCGGAGCTGAAATTGCGGCTGACCACGAGCGAGCGGGACAGTTTTCGCCGGGCCGTCACCCGCACGAGCGAAACCTGGCGCGGGGCCGGCATCGCCCACGACTTTGCCGTGCTGCCCGGGCCGCACGACTACGTCTTCAATCGCGGCCCCGGAGCCATCGAGTTGCTCTTCTGGCACGATCAGGTGCTCGCGAGATGA
- a CDS encoding (2Fe-2S)-binding protein, protein MHAKVRIAASEVAFDAPEGSSLLQVLQSNGYPIATSCGGVASCGLCRLTVVRGADSLSPLRPQELVHLGNVAKVVGLRLACQSKVTGPGPIVVQVPEVEIVEERKRRKAERLRADDHGHGLPPSSRRADSSSSTSSGASASSSDRRGERVEWRPRVLDKRNRG, encoded by the coding sequence GTGCACGCCAAAGTCCGCATCGCGGCGAGCGAGGTCGCCTTCGATGCACCCGAGGGGAGCAGCCTTCTCCAGGTGCTGCAGTCGAACGGCTATCCCATCGCCACGTCGTGTGGCGGGGTCGCATCGTGTGGACTCTGCCGCCTCACGGTGGTGCGCGGGGCCGATTCGCTCTCGCCCCTTCGTCCGCAAGAGCTCGTGCACCTCGGCAACGTCGCCAAGGTCGTGGGGCTGCGCTTAGCCTGTCAGTCCAAGGTGACCGGCCCGGGGCCCATCGTCGTCCAGGTGCCCGAGGTGGAGATCGTCGAAGAGCGAAAGCGCCGCAAGGCCGAGCGACTCCGTGCCGACGACCACGGGCACGGCCTGCCACCCTCCTCGCGACGTGCGGACTCCTCATCGTCGACCTCGTCGGGCGCTTCGGCCTCGTCGAGTGACCGACGGGGCGAGCGCGTCGAATGGCGACCGCGGGTCTTGGACAAGCGAAACAGGGGCTGA
- the sixA gene encoding phosphohistidine phosphatase SixA: MKLYVMRHGPAEDFAPSGRDDDRVLSVSGRERVRQVARALATHGEAPKVILTSPLVRAVQTAEIVHAECQIGAPLETRRELAMGARALDLVREVSAARRKRVMVVGHQPDLSGLIAELTGLHINVEKAMVVSITVKSEVSPRLRFVLDPKALQFIRTLRTQ, encoded by the coding sequence ATGAAGCTCTACGTCATGAGGCACGGGCCGGCGGAGGACTTTGCGCCGAGCGGCCGCGACGATGATCGGGTGCTGAGCGTCAGTGGACGGGAGCGCGTGCGACAGGTGGCGCGGGCGCTGGCCACCCACGGCGAGGCCCCCAAGGTGATTCTCACGAGCCCGCTCGTGCGCGCCGTGCAGACGGCGGAGATCGTCCATGCCGAGTGCCAGATCGGGGCACCGCTCGAGACGCGGCGGGAGCTGGCCATGGGGGCGCGTGCCCTGGACTTGGTGCGCGAGGTGTCGGCGGCGCGGCGAAAGCGCGTCATGGTCGTGGGGCACCAGCCGGATCTTTCCGGTCTCATTGCCGAGCTCACGGGTCTGCACATCAACGTGGAGAAGGCGATGGTCGTTTCCATCACCGTCAAAAGCGAGGTGTCCCCGCGTTTGCGCTTCGTCCTCGATCCAAAGGCCCTTCAATTCATTCGGACCTTGCGCACCCAATAG
- the recA gene encoding recombinase RecA, with amino-acid sequence MGINDKQDDKNRGKAIELAVASIEKEYGKGSIMRLKEGETFQPELPVIPSGSIGLDLALGIGGYPRGRIMEVYGPESSGKTTLTLHAIANVQKQGGVAAFVDAEHALDPTYARRLGVKTDELLVSQPDFGEQALEIADMLVRSGAVDLVVVDSVAALVPKAEIEGDMGDSHVGTQARLMSQALRKLTATVAKSNCLLIFINQIRMKIGVMFGSPETTTGGNALKFYSSIRLDIRRIGAIKEAAASSDRKDPMVVGNRTRVKVVKNKMAPPFREVEFDILYGQGISRAGDIIDLATDQSLVEKSGAWFSFQGERIGQGRENAKTYLEAHPELMDKLEQMILQKQGVKRIGGPAESAAPAAGGKEAKEAKDQGKDAKDAKRPANGAASKVH; translated from the coding sequence ATGGGTATCAACGACAAACAAGACGACAAAAACCGGGGCAAGGCCATCGAGCTCGCGGTTGCAAGTATCGAGAAAGAATACGGAAAAGGCTCCATCATGCGGCTCAAGGAGGGGGAAACCTTCCAGCCGGAGCTCCCCGTCATTCCGAGCGGCAGCATCGGGCTCGATCTCGCGTTGGGCATCGGCGGCTATCCCCGCGGCCGCATCATGGAAGTGTACGGGCCGGAGTCGAGCGGCAAAACGACGCTCACCCTTCACGCGATTGCCAATGTGCAAAAGCAAGGAGGCGTTGCGGCGTTCGTCGATGCGGAGCACGCGCTCGATCCCACGTACGCACGCCGCCTCGGCGTGAAGACCGATGAATTGTTGGTCTCGCAACCCGACTTCGGCGAGCAGGCCCTCGAGATTGCCGACATGCTCGTGCGCTCGGGCGCAGTGGATCTCGTGGTCGTCGACTCGGTGGCCGCCCTCGTTCCCAAGGCGGAAATCGAAGGCGATATGGGCGACAGCCACGTGGGCACGCAGGCGCGATTGATGTCGCAAGCGCTGCGCAAGCTCACGGCCACCGTCGCGAAGTCCAATTGCCTTCTCATCTTCATCAATCAAATCCGTATGAAGATCGGCGTCATGTTCGGTTCGCCCGAAACGACGACGGGCGGCAACGCACTCAAGTTCTATTCATCCATCCGTCTCGACATCCGCCGCATCGGCGCCATCAAAGAGGCCGCCGCCTCGAGCGACCGCAAAGACCCGATGGTCGTCGGCAATCGCACGCGCGTGAAGGTCGTGAAGAACAAGATGGCGCCTCCCTTTCGGGAGGTGGAGTTCGACATCCTTTACGGGCAAGGCATCTCGCGCGCGGGCGACATCATCGACCTCGCCACGGATCAGAGCCTCGTCGAAAAGAGCGGTGCTTGGTTCTCGTTCCAGGGAGAGCGCATCGGTCAAGGCCGCGAGAACGCCAAGACGTACCTCGAAGCGCACCCCGAGTTGATGGACAAGCTCGAACAAATGATTCTGCAGAAGCAAGGCGTGAAACGCATCGGCGGTCCCGCCGAGTCGGCTGCTCCGGCCGCGGGCGGCAAGGAAGCCAAAGAGGCCAAGGACCAGGGCAAAGACGCGAAAGATGCGAAGCGTCCTGCCAACGGAGCGGCCAGCAAGGTGCATTGA
- a CDS encoding thioredoxin family protein, producing MAPSLVTFSKSFACVAVLAGVGTLAACGKSTPSPEPAGGTTASSPAAPVGEQQTTTSTNVAAAQQAQVGKSAPDFTLRDLDGKSVSLHDYRGKTVVLEWFNPGCPFVRNAHTKASLKTFPGEQVAKGIVWLAINSNAPGKQGNGVPANVEGKKKYAMQYPILLDESGETGKRYGATNTPHMFVIDPQGVLVYQGAIDNSPDGEGESPTGGKLVNYVQAALGDLTAGRDVATKNTPAYGCSVKYP from the coding sequence ATGGCCCCCTCCCTCGTGACGTTTTCGAAGTCGTTTGCGTGTGTTGCAGTCCTCGCTGGCGTCGGCACGCTCGCGGCGTGCGGGAAAAGCACGCCTTCACCCGAACCTGCGGGTGGTACGACGGCCTCGTCTCCTGCCGCTCCCGTCGGCGAGCAGCAGACGACGACGTCGACGAATGTCGCGGCGGCCCAGCAGGCGCAAGTGGGAAAGTCCGCTCCGGATTTCACCTTGCGGGATCTCGACGGCAAGTCGGTGAGTCTGCATGACTACCGCGGAAAAACCGTGGTGCTCGAGTGGTTCAATCCCGGGTGCCCGTTCGTGCGCAATGCGCACACGAAGGCCTCGCTGAAGACGTTCCCTGGCGAGCAAGTCGCCAAAGGCATCGTGTGGTTGGCCATCAATTCGAATGCACCCGGCAAGCAGGGCAACGGCGTGCCGGCCAATGTGGAAGGCAAGAAGAAGTACGCGATGCAGTACCCCATCTTGCTGGACGAGAGCGGTGAGACGGGCAAGCGCTACGGAGCAACCAACACGCCACACATGTTCGTGATCGACCCGCAAGGGGTGCTCGTCTACCAAGGTGCGATCGACAACTCGCCCGATGGCGAGGGCGAGTCGCCCACGGGTGGGAAACTCGTGAACTACGTGCAGGCTGCGCTCGGTGATTTGACGGCAGGGCGCGACGTCGCCACGAAGAACACGCCGGCGTACGGCTGCAGCGTCAAGTACCCGTAG
- a CDS encoding BolA family transcriptional regulator has protein sequence MSDHPTNFKGDIVAAITSAIESKITDSKVEVTGGGGHYTIAVTSAAFAGLGRVDAQRLVYSAIAHLMAGDGAPVHAVDSLRTIVP, from the coding sequence ATGAGCGACCACCCGACGAACTTCAAAGGCGACATCGTCGCCGCCATCACTTCCGCCATCGAGTCCAAGATCACCGACAGCAAGGTCGAGGTCACCGGTGGCGGCGGCCACTACACCATCGCCGTGACGTCCGCGGCCTTCGCAGGCCTCGGCCGCGTCGACGCACAGCGTCTCGTTTACTCGGCCATTGCGCACCTCATGGCCGGCGACGGCGCGCCCGTGCACGCGGTTGATAGCCTGCGCACGATCGTTCCGTAG